One Triticum dicoccoides isolate Atlit2015 ecotype Zavitan chromosome 4B, WEW_v2.0, whole genome shotgun sequence genomic window carries:
- the LOC119292002 gene encoding alkane hydroxylase MAH1-like yields the protein MAPVSFLELSLSLLCFVVFYYFHARSKRKNPVIPLEWPLVGMLPALLANLPRLHDWVTSLLTASPLNFRFVGPLRSGMELFLTSDPANVRHVFTSNFANYPKGPEFAEIMDILGGGIFNADGDSWRRQRAKAQLLMSGPRFRAFVTRCSRRKVERDLLPLLAHVAGGGTGVCDLQDVFLRLTFDTTTTLVFGVDPGCLAIGFPEVPFARAMDDAMDVLLLRNVLPPSWWKLVRWLGVGYERKMAVAWRDIDRFIGDTIAKRREAVKARGGIEDSADLLSSYIDDEARTVVDGFLRDTTMNLMLAGRDTTGSGLSWFFYLLTRNPEVVSKILAELDTVSSTTTTPDGMVTYDPDELGRLVYLHAALCESLRLYPPVPMEHKGVVAAEALPSGHEVRPGEKVMVSLYAMGRMEAVWGKDCREFRPERWIGEDGKPRYVPSYKFVSFNSGPRTCLGKDMALVQLKAVAAAVVRNFEVEAVAGQVVEPKISIILHIKNGFKARIKRRHAGA from the coding sequence ATGGCGCCCGTCTCCTTCCTCGAGCTCTCGCTCTCCTTGCTATGCTTCGTCGTCTTCTACTACTTCCACGCCAGGTCCAAGCGGAAGAACCCGGTGATCCCGCTGGAGTGGCCGCTGGTGGGCATGCTCCCGGCGCTCCTCGCCAACCTCCCGCGCCTCCACGACTGGGTCACCTCCCTGCTCACCGCCAGCCCGCTCAACTTCCGCTTCGTCGGCCCGCTGCGTTCGGGCatggagctcttcctcacctccgatCCGGCCAACGTCCGCCACGTCTTCACCTCCAACTTCGCCAACTACCCCAAGGGCCCCGAGTTCGCCGAGATCATGGACATCCTCGGTGGCGGCATCTTCAACGCCGACGGCGACTCCTGGCGCCGCCAGCGCGCCAAGGCGCAGCTTCTCATGTCCGGCCCAAGGTTCCGGGCCTTCGTGACACGGTGCAGCCGGCGCAAGGTCGAGCGCGACCTGCTCCCGCTGCTCGCCCAcgtcgccggcggcggcaccgGCGTGTGCGACCTGCAGGACGTGTTCCTCAGGCTGACGTTCGACACGACGACCACGCTGGTGTTCGGCGTCGACCCCGGCTGCCTGGCCATCGGGTTCCCGGAAGTGCCGTTCGCGCGCGCCATGGACGATGCCATGGACGTGCTCCTCCTCCGCAACGTGCTCCCTCCGTCGTGGTGGAAGCTGGTGCGGTGGCTCGGGGTCGGGTACGAGCGGAAGATGGCCGTGGCGTGGCGCGACATCGACCGGTTCATCGGCGACACGATCGCCAAGCGGCGGGAGGCGGTGAAGGCCAGAGGCGGCATCGAGGACTCGGCGGACCTGCTCTCctcctacatcgacgacgaagccaGAACGGTCGTCGACGGCTTCCTCCGCGACACGACCATGAACCTCATGCTGGCCGGCCGCGACACGACCGGCTCGGGGCTCTCCTGGTTCTTCTACCTCCTCACGAGGAACCCAGAGGTGGTGTCCAAGATCCTCGCAGAGCTGGACACCGtgagttccaccaccaccaccccggaCGGCATGGTGACCTACGACCCGGACGAGCTGGGGCGGCTGGTGTACCTGCACGCGGCGCTGTGCGAGTCGCTCCGGCTGTACCCGCCGGTGCCGATGGAGCACAAGGGCGTGGTGGCCGCGGAGGCGCTGCCGAGCGGGCACGAGGTGCGGCCGGGGGAGAAGGTGATGGTGTCGCTGTACGCGATGGGGAGGATGGAGGCGGTGTGGGGCAAGGACTGCCGGGAGTTCCGGCCGGAGCGGTGGATCGGGGAGGACGGTAAGCCGCGGTACGTGCCGTCGTACAAGTTCGTGTCCTTCAACTCCGGCCCGCGGACGTGCCTCGGCAAGGACATGGCGTTGGTGCAGCTCAAGGCGGTGGCGGCCGCCGTGGTGAGGAACttcgaggtggaggcggtggccggGCAGGTCGTGGAGCCCAAGATCTCCATCATCCTCCACATCAAGAACGGCTTCAAGGCCAGGATCAAGAGGAGGCACGCAGGTGCTTGA